Proteins from a single region of Rhipicephalus sanguineus isolate Rsan-2018 unplaced genomic scaffold, BIME_Rsan_1.4 Seq116, whole genome shotgun sequence:
- the LOC119376300 gene encoding uncharacterized protein LOC119376300 — METLFGWTVQGPISHKTLLDCGTHLLVSVLRVDAAEEESTAEILQSFWRLDSMGITDSSECLSDRNLLQFKETVRKTGGRYSVALPWKEDRKHLLGDNRDTAINRLHKLVKRLSQHGGLTEKYDTTIRQYLQMGHAEVVPDRNADNTVYYMPHREVVREDSLTTKLRVLFDASSHAKGYMSLNDCLDKGTNLNPDLLHVFLRFRCYPIAINADIEKAFLQIEIQEPDRDAFRFRWFENVPRGVNDSIVEWRMTRVPFGSTSSPFLLMATIHHHLDNVGGEQRTLARTLKQSFYVDDLLIGADSFDEGLDVYNKARSILEDAAMNLRKWKTNDTRLREVFSNNEEFVEGFDGTSAMVLDVNNSEEIMVPYTDYETCFVGIIRSSDQD; from the exons ATGGAGACATTATTTGGTTGGACGGTACAGGGACCTATTAGCCACAAGACCCTTTTGGACTGTGGAACTCATCTCCTTGTCAGCGTCCTGCGTGTTGATGCAGCAGAAGAGGAATCGACAGCAGAAATCCTACAGTCCTTCTGGCGACTGGACTCTATGGGCATTACTGACTCCAGCGAATGTCTCTCCGACCGGAACCTTCTACAGTTTAAGGAGACCGTTAGGAAGACTGGCGGCCGGTACTCGGTGGCACTACCATGGAAAGAAGATCGCAAGCATCTTCTAGGCGACAACCGTGACACAGCAATTAACCGGcttcacaagctcgtcaaaaggCTCTCTCAGCATGGTGGCTTAACAGAGAAATATGACACGACAATACGTCAATACTTGCAAATGGGACATGCTGAAGTGGTGCCGGACCGAAACGCTGATAATACCGTGTACTATATGCCGCATCGCGAGGTTGTACGAGAAGACTCGCTGACCACAAAATTGCGAGTATTGTTCGACGCGTCATCGCATGCCAAAGGATACATGTCACTCAACGACTGTTTGGACAAAGGAACCAACCTTAATCCTGATCTGCTTCACGTGTTCCTTCGTTTTCGATGCTACCCGATAGCCATCAACGCCGATATCGAGAAAGCTTTCCTGCAGATAGAAATACAGGAACCGGACCGAGATGCCTTTCGGTTTCGTTGGTTTGAGAACGTGCCTCGTGGTGTAAACGACAGCATAGTCGAATGGCGAATGACACGTGTACCATTTGGATCGACATCAAGCCCTTTCCTGCTGATGGCAACGATACATCACCACTTGGACAACGTTGGCGGAGAACAAAGAACATTGGCCCGAACACTGAAGCAGAGTTTCTATGTGGACGACTTGCTTATAGGAGCCGATAGTTTTGACGAAGGCTTAGACGTGTACAACAAGGCAAGGTCGATCTTGGAAGACGCTGCAATGAACCTGCGGAAGTGGAAGACAAATGACACTCGGCTCCGGGAAGTTTTCTCGAATAACGAAGAGTTTGTGGAAGGATTTGACGGTACTTCAGCAATGGTTCTAG ATGTCAACAACTCGGAGGAAATTATGGTTCCTTACACTGACTACGAGACCTGCTTTGTCGGCATCATTCGGTCTTCCGACCAGGATG